In one window of Alphaproteobacteria bacterium DNA:
- the glmU gene encoding bifunctional UDP-N-acetylglucosamine diphosphorylase/glucosamine-1-phosphate N-acetyltransferase GlmU, whose amino-acid sequence MSFACLILAAGKSTRMHSTTPKVLHKIAGQPMLRYCINTAMMLKPDKMAIIVGEGMGEVSDYAAPIHTIIQSPAHGTGHAVQCGAPFLAGHNGPVLVIYGDTPFLHPGTLQKLIDQIRAGAAVAIAGFYPDDPAQYGRLVTDQKGGLEAIVEFADCTEAQKTIAFCNAGLMAIDGKQLPVLLSQLTPKNAQKELYLTDLVHLARAKGLPCKAIEAEVEEVMGINTRAQLAAAEDTMQKRLRQKFLTAGVGMIDPNSVYFCMDTQIGTDVTIEPNVFFGPNVKIENGVTIKAFSHIEGTHAKTGAIIGPFARLRPGAVLDENVKVGNFVEIKNAHLGAGASAGHLTYLGDADIGADTNIGAGTITCNYDGVNKHQTKIGSNAFIGSNTALVAPVSVGAGAIVGAGSVITENVDPGALAIGRAPQVNKPGWAKQFRDFLLGKKNKKSA is encoded by the coding sequence ATGTCTTTCGCTTGTTTAATTCTGGCTGCCGGAAAATCGACCCGGATGCATTCGACCACCCCAAAAGTGCTGCATAAAATCGCCGGCCAACCGATGCTGCGTTATTGCATCAACACCGCGATGATGCTGAAACCGGATAAAATGGCAATCATCGTGGGCGAAGGCATGGGCGAAGTATCCGATTACGCCGCGCCGATCCATACCATTATCCAATCCCCTGCCCACGGCACCGGCCATGCGGTGCAGTGCGGCGCGCCATTTTTGGCCGGACATAACGGTCCGGTTTTGGTGATTTATGGCGACACGCCATTTCTGCATCCCGGCACGCTGCAAAAATTAATCGATCAAATCCGCGCCGGCGCGGCTGTGGCGATTGCCGGATTTTACCCGGACGATCCCGCGCAATATGGCCGCCTGGTTACCGATCAAAAAGGCGGACTGGAAGCCATTGTGGAATTCGCCGATTGCACCGAAGCGCAAAAAACCATCGCGTTTTGCAATGCCGGATTGATGGCGATTGACGGCAAGCAACTGCCTGTTTTGCTGTCGCAATTGACGCCGAAAAACGCGCAGAAGGAATTATATTTGACGGATTTGGTGCATTTGGCGCGCGCCAAGGGTTTACCATGCAAGGCGATCGAGGCCGAAGTCGAAGAAGTTATGGGCATCAATACCCGCGCGCAACTGGCGGCGGCGGAAGATACGATGCAAAAAAGATTGCGGCAGAAATTTCTGACGGCCGGGGTCGGCATGATCGACCCTAATTCGGTATATTTTTGCATGGATACGCAAATTGGCACGGATGTAACCATCGAACCGAACGTATTTTTCGGGCCAAACGTGAAAATCGAAAATGGCGTTACGATCAAGGCGTTCAGCCATATCGAAGGAACGCACGCAAAAACCGGCGCTATTATCGGCCCATTTGCCCGTCTGCGCCCCGGTGCGGTGCTGGATGAAAATGTGAAGGTTGGCAACTTCGTTGAAATCAAGAACGCGCATTTAGGCGCTGGCGCCAGCGCCGGACATTTAACATATTTGGGCGACGCGGACATTGGCGCGGATACCAATATCGGCGCGGGCACAATCACTTGCAATTATGACGGCGTCAATAAACATCAAACCAAAATCGGGTCGAATGCGTTTATCGGATCGAACACGGCGCTGGTTGCGCCGGTATCGGTTGGCGCTGGGGCGATTGTCGGCGCCGGCAGCGTAATCACCGAAAACGTGGATCCCGGCGCGCTGGCGATCGGCCGCGCCCCGCAAGTCAATAAACCGGGCTGGGCGAAACAATTCCGCGATTTTCTGCTCGGCAAGAAAAACAAGAAATCGGCGTAA
- a CDS encoding CarD family transcriptional regulator, translating into MERLELNIMSKAKAAKKATTAKKKAPVAKKVAKPVAGIKKQTAKLITKKPSNSNTAPANAPKTAKPGTAPMAGIKMIDTKSIMAKSKLKPAQAAKMAEPAFAANDFVVYPTHGVGLVKGVEVQEIAGHKLKLFVIEIEGAKMTIKVPVNKAGNVGLRRLSSRKEMGVALEKLKIKARVRRTMWSRRAAEYEAKINSGDPTQIAEVVRELYRSSTQPDQSYSERQIYQNALERLSREVAAVDRSNEAQAVEKIEGILKAA; encoded by the coding sequence ATGGAAAGGTTGGAATTAAATATCATGTCTAAAGCAAAAGCCGCGAAAAAAGCAACTACTGCAAAGAAAAAAGCTCCAGTAGCTAAGAAAGTTGCTAAACCAGTAGCAGGGATTAAGAAGCAAACTGCTAAACTTATCACCAAGAAACCGAGCAATTCGAATACCGCTCCGGCAAATGCCCCGAAAACGGCAAAGCCAGGTACCGCCCCGATGGCGGGTATCAAAATGATCGATACCAAGTCGATCATGGCTAAATCGAAATTGAAACCGGCCCAGGCCGCAAAAATGGCGGAACCCGCCTTCGCCGCTAATGATTTCGTCGTGTACCCAACCCATGGCGTTGGTTTGGTCAAAGGCGTTGAAGTTCAGGAAATCGCCGGCCACAAGCTGAAACTATTTGTGATCGAAATCGAAGGCGCGAAAATGACCATTAAAGTTCCGGTAAACAAAGCCGGCAACGTTGGCCTGCGCCGCTTGTCGTCGCGCAAGGAAATGGGCGTGGCGCTGGAAAAATTGAAAATCAAGGCTCGCGTTCGCCGCACCATGTGGTCGCGCCGCGCCGCCGAATACGAAGCGAAAATCAATTCCGGCGACCCGACTCAAATCGCCGAAGTCGTGCGCGAATTATATCGCAGCTCGACCCAGCCGGATCAGTCCTATTCCGAACGTCAGATTTATCAAAACGCTTTGGAACGCCTGTCCCGTGAAGTCGCTGCCGTGGATCGCAGCAATGAAGCGCAAGCGGTCGAAAAGATTGAAGGCATTTTAAAAGCTGCCTAA
- a CDS encoding disulfide oxidoreductase, protein MTYSKDRISAILGPTNTGKTYVTIERMLTHTSGMIGFPLRLLARENYDKVAAIKGAAQVALITGEEQIIPDNPRYFICTVEAMPMERMVEFIAVDEIQLAADPDRGHIFTDRIFNARGLSETMFIGSDTIRHLLEKMIPEIQVTSRPRFSQLSYAGYKKIVRLPQRSAVVAFSAADVYALAEFMRRQRGGTAVVMGALSPRARNAQVGMYQAGEVDYIVATDAIGMGLNMDIDHVAFSTIRKFDGRNVRQLRASEMGQIAGRAGRYMRDGTFGTTADEGSLPDHLAKKIEGHKFDPVQIVYWRNSKLDFSSVKELQYTLNAPPPREFCKRPTGLEDQEILERMAEDQGIMQLAQGYESVKLLWEVCQVPDYRKLLTEIHARFLMQVYMNIVTGHGHIPHTFIEKQVANLDRYDGDMNAIMTRLAHIRTWNYISNRGDWVENQAEWKERCRDIEDRLSDALHLELTQRFVDKRIAVLMKKLDENAEFTADVNSAGDVLVEGQFVGRLAGFRFQPDQDVLQTVSKPIKIAARKAILGHLPKQVEKLVSEEKPALTLARNNEILWHGKPVAKLNAGKDILSPAVHVIGDEEMDAGLRAKAAEPIEKWINSYLREHLTDLYNVKQLPAEGALRGLIFQLVENLGGLPMNKVRASVGELHNDAKNMLEEAGFDIGHHSIHGKNLNAPRQTILRAQLWGLFHNRMHGAANLAGKILAQTDDKISGDDAIAAGFIKVNQIYVRADKYERIGDVLADHLRRKKPVKIRDIKSLATINAHQLWQIAEAQGFIAKKIDHGVIVQGRRKQSEKKKQKSEKPDDKSPFAVLKN, encoded by the coding sequence ATGACTTATTCCAAAGACCGTATTTCCGCCATTCTTGGTCCCACCAATACCGGCAAAACATACGTTACGATCGAACGGATGTTGACGCACACGTCCGGCATGATCGGGTTTCCGCTGCGCCTTCTGGCGCGCGAAAATTACGATAAGGTTGCGGCGATCAAGGGCGCGGCGCAAGTGGCGCTGATTACCGGCGAAGAACAGATTATTCCAGACAACCCGCGTTATTTCATTTGCACGGTCGAAGCCATGCCGATGGAACGCATGGTCGAATTCATCGCGGTCGACGAAATTCAATTGGCGGCCGATCCGGATCGCGGCCATATTTTCACCGACCGGATTTTCAACGCGCGCGGATTGTCGGAAACGATGTTTATCGGGTCGGACACGATCCGGCATTTGCTGGAAAAAATGATTCCGGAGATTCAGGTCACTTCGCGTCCGCGATTTTCGCAATTGTCCTATGCCGGGTACAAAAAAATCGTCCGCCTGCCGCAACGCAGCGCGGTCGTCGCTTTTTCCGCCGCCGATGTTTATGCGCTGGCCGAATTTATGCGCCGTCAACGCGGCGGTACGGCGGTGGTTATGGGCGCGCTATCGCCCCGCGCGCGCAACGCGCAGGTAGGCATGTATCAGGCGGGAGAGGTCGATTATATCGTCGCAACCGACGCGATCGGCATGGGATTGAATATGGATATCGACCATGTGGCGTTTTCCACCATCCGCAAATTCGACGGGCGCAACGTGCGGCAATTGCGCGCATCGGAAATGGGCCAGATCGCCGGCCGGGCCGGGCGGTATATGCGCGATGGCACGTTCGGCACAACGGCGGACGAAGGATCGTTGCCCGATCATCTGGCCAAAAAAATCGAAGGGCATAAGTTCGATCCGGTGCAAATCGTTTATTGGCGCAACAGCAAATTGGATTTTTCTTCGGTAAAAGAATTGCAATATACGCTGAATGCGCCGCCGCCGCGCGAATTTTGCAAACGCCCGACGGGACTGGAGGATCAAGAAATTCTGGAACGCATGGCCGAAGACCAAGGTATTATGCAATTGGCGCAAGGATACGAATCGGTAAAATTGCTGTGGGAAGTTTGCCAGGTTCCCGATTACCGCAAATTGCTGACTGAAATTCACGCGCGTTTTTTAATGCAGGTTTATATGAATATCGTCACGGGCCATGGCCATATCCCGCACACCTTCATCGAAAAACAAGTCGCGAATCTGGATCGGTATGATGGCGATATGAATGCGATCATGACGCGTTTGGCCCATATTCGCACATGGAATTACATATCGAATCGCGGCGATTGGGTGGAAAATCAGGCGGAATGGAAAGAACGTTGCCGCGATATCGAAGATCGTTTGTCCGATGCGCTGCACCTGGAATTGACCCAACGTTTCGTCGACAAACGCATTGCCGTGTTGATGAAAAAATTGGACGAAAACGCCGAATTCACCGCCGATGTAAACAGTGCGGGCGATGTTTTGGTTGAAGGACAATTTGTTGGGCGTCTGGCCGGTTTTCGGTTCCAACCCGATCAAGATGTTTTGCAAACCGTCAGCAAACCGATCAAGATCGCCGCGCGCAAGGCGATTTTAGGGCATTTACCAAAACAAGTTGAAAAATTGGTATCAGAAGAAAAACCGGCGCTGACATTGGCGCGCAATAACGAGATTTTATGGCATGGCAAGCCGGTGGCAAAATTGAACGCGGGCAAGGATATTTTATCGCCCGCCGTGCATGTGATTGGCGATGAAGAAATGGATGCGGGGCTGCGCGCCAAAGCGGCAGAGCCGATTGAAAAATGGATTAATTCGTATTTGCGCGAACATTTGACCGATTTGTATAATGTAAAACAATTGCCTGCCGAAGGCGCGTTGCGCGGGTTGATATTCCAATTGGTTGAAAATCTGGGCGGCTTGCCGATGAATAAAGTCCGCGCCAGCGTTGGGGAATTGCATAACGATGCCAAAAATATGCTGGAAGAAGCCGGGTTCGATATCGGCCATCATTCGATCCACGGCAAAAATTTGAACGCGCCACGCCAAACGATATTGCGCGCGCAATTATGGGGCCTGTTCCATAACCGTATGCACGGCGCGGCGAATCTCGCTGGAAAAATATTGGCGCAGACCGACGATAAAATTTCCGGCGACGATGCGATAGCGGCCGGATTTATCAAAGTGAATCAGATTTATGTCCGCGCCGATAAATATGAACGTATCGGCGATGTTCTGGCCGATCATTTGCGGCGAAAAAAGCCGGTTAAAATTCGCGATATCAAATCGCTGGCCACAATCAACGCGCATCAATTATGGCAAATCGCCGAGGCGCAGGGGTTTATCGCCAAAAAAATAGATCACGGCGTGATTGTTCAGGGGCGCAGAAAACAATCCGAGAAAAAGAAACAGAAATCCGAAAAGCCGGATGACAAATCGCCTTTTGCAGTTTTAAAAAATTAA
- a CDS encoding 3'(2'),5'-bisphosphate nucleotidase CysQ, translating to MLTKVIDVAKTAGAEIMRFYEEGVQPEIKRDGSMVTPADRAAEKIIREGLAKIAPNIPFVGEESVEAGIVPDVSAGTFWCVDPLDGTRNFVERNGKFGVLIGLIENGAPSLGVLYAPFLNVLAFGGFGHGAFVNRGKGDEKLHDLRAAGANPRIVVEQRIKDRDSVKNYAKKVNGTVIGTSNAWPFLEFAAGGYDICAAFSAAYEWDTAATHAILRALGGEVFAPGKIPLPYGKSAQKFKNPNMLASHAAFIGQAPDFE from the coding sequence ATGTTAACCAAAGTCATCGATGTTGCAAAAACGGCCGGCGCGGAAATCATGCGTTTTTATGAAGAAGGCGTTCAGCCTGAAATCAAGCGCGATGGGTCGATGGTAACGCCTGCCGATAGGGCAGCGGAAAAAATCATCCGCGAAGGTCTTGCAAAAATAGCGCCGAACATTCCATTTGTCGGCGAAGAATCGGTCGAGGCCGGCATTGTTCCCGATGTATCGGCTGGAACGTTCTGGTGCGTCGATCCGTTGGACGGTACGCGCAATTTTGTCGAACGTAACGGCAAATTCGGCGTGTTGATCGGTTTGATTGAAAATGGCGCTCCGTCGCTGGGCGTTTTATACGCGCCATTTTTGAATGTTTTGGCGTTTGGCGGATTTGGCCATGGCGCGTTTGTCAATCGCGGCAAAGGCGACGAGAAATTGCATGATTTGCGCGCGGCTGGCGCGAATCCCCGTATCGTTGTGGAGCAGCGGATCAAGGACCGCGATAGCGTAAAAAACTATGCCAAAAAAGTAAATGGGACGGTGATCGGCACATCCAACGCCTGGCCGTTTTTGGAATTCGCGGCTGGCGGATACGATATCTGCGCCGCATTTTCCGCCGCTTATGAATGGGACACGGCGGCTACCCATGCGATTTTGCGCGCGCTGGGCGGCGAAGTTTTCGCGCCCGGAAAAATCCCGCTGCCTTACGGCAAATCGGCGCAGAAATTTAAGAATCCGAATATGCTGGCTTCTCACGCCGCTTTTATTGGCCAAGCGCCGGATTTTGAATAA
- a CDS encoding DUF167 domain-containing protein — translation MLPSCFKIVSAGIELAVHCTPNARQERIGDIVADADGNYALKIAVTVPPEDGKANKAVIALLSKNWKLPKTSISLLRGDTSRHKKLLIAGSHDKLSKILELWYDKRS, via the coding sequence ATGCTGCCGTCCTGTTTTAAAATCGTATCCGCCGGGATCGAATTGGCGGTGCATTGCACCCCCAACGCGCGGCAGGAACGGATCGGCGACATAGTGGCGGATGCGGACGGCAATTACGCCTTGAAAATAGCGGTTACCGTTCCGCCCGAAGACGGCAAGGCGAATAAAGCGGTCATTGCTTTGTTATCCAAAAACTGGAAACTGCCCAAAACCAGCATTTCCTTGCTGCGCGGCGATACTTCACGACATAAAAAATTGTTAATCGCGGGATCCCACGACAAACTTTCAAAAATACTGGAACTCTGGTATGACAAGCGCAGTTAA
- the ccmD gene encoding heme exporter protein CcmD has product MDNFFAMNGYGEYIWTAYGAVAFILGGLAFHLYNRARCIENKLAQLESDETKA; this is encoded by the coding sequence ATGGATAATTTTTTCGCAATGAACGGATATGGCGAATATATATGGACCGCGTATGGCGCGGTCGCGTTTATTTTAGGCGGCCTGGCGTTTCACTTATATAACCGCGCGCGGTGCATCGAAAATAAATTGGCGCAGTTGGAATCCGATGAAACCAAAGCATAA
- the folD gene encoding bifunctional methylenetetrahydrofolate dehydrogenase/methenyltetrahydrofolate cyclohydrolase FolD: MTAQIIDGKAFAENLKTRLTAEVASLREKHGLIPGLATVLIGADPASQSYVGSKKKTAAAIGFHSIDVAKPADITQDELLQIIAQLNADEKIHGILVQLPLPKHISEEVILGAIDPRKDVDGFHDVNAGKLAKGKPGGFVPCTPWGCLMLLKHHLGDLSGKKAVVMGRSNIVGAPMAQLLRHENCTVTVVHSKTRDLPGECKQADILIAAIGKPEMVTVDYVKPGACVIDVGINRIATPDGKGKLVGDVNFAAVKNVAGFITPVPGGVGPMTIACLMDNTIKAACQIHNIARK, translated from the coding sequence ATGACCGCGCAAATCATCGATGGCAAGGCATTCGCCGAAAATTTAAAAACCAGGCTAACCGCCGAGGTGGCGTCCTTGCGCGAGAAACATGGGCTGATTCCAGGCCTTGCGACGGTGCTGATCGGCGCGGACCCTGCCAGCCAGTCTTATGTCGGGTCAAAGAAAAAAACCGCCGCCGCGATTGGGTTTCATTCCATCGATGTCGCGAAACCCGCCGATATTACCCAAGATGAATTATTGCAAATCATCGCGCAATTGAACGCGGATGAAAAAATTCACGGTATACTGGTGCAATTGCCGTTGCCCAAACATATTTCCGAAGAAGTTATTTTGGGCGCTATCGACCCGCGCAAAGACGTGGATGGTTTTCACGATGTCAATGCCGGTAAATTGGCCAAGGGCAAGCCGGGTGGATTCGTGCCATGCACGCCATGGGGATGTTTGATGTTATTGAAACATCATCTGGGCGATTTATCCGGCAAAAAGGCCGTGGTGATGGGCCGTTCAAATATTGTCGGTGCGCCGATGGCGCAATTGCTGCGCCATGAAAATTGCACCGTGACGGTGGTGCATTCGAAAACCCGCGATTTGCCGGGCGAGTGCAAACAGGCCGATATTTTGATCGCCGCGATTGGCAAACCGGAAATGGTCACGGTTGATTATGTTAAACCAGGCGCATGCGTGATTGATGTCGGTATCAACCGTATCGCCACGCCAGACGGCAAAGGCAAATTGGTCGGCGATGTGAATTTCGCCGCCGTGAAAAATGTGGCCGGGTTTATCACACCCGTGCCCGGCGGCGTCGGCCCGATGACGATTGCCTGTTTGATGGATAATACCATCAAGGCCGCGTGCCAGATCCATAATATTGCCCGTAAGTAA
- a CDS encoding DsbE family thiol:disulfide interchange protein: protein MNRILYWVPVFMFAALILAFMAAFLSGRDPSALPSVLIDKPVPEFAMPDMQNKSISSKNIFPNNVTVVNFFASWCAPCRAETPILAELFKNNGLQVLGIAYKDKMEPLQVFLRDTVGAYDLVLRDDTGQSSIDWGLTGVPETFVVDGKSRIRYHYAGQLTPVQLQEILAIADHLSREE from the coding sequence ATGAATAGAATTTTATACTGGGTTCCGGTTTTTATGTTCGCGGCCCTGATATTGGCGTTTATGGCCGCATTTTTGTCCGGCCGCGATCCATCCGCATTGCCATCGGTGTTGATCGATAAGCCGGTGCCGGAATTTGCAATGCCGGATATGCAGAATAAATCCATTTCCAGCAAAAATATTTTTCCAAATAACGTCACGGTGGTTAATTTTTTTGCCAGCTGGTGCGCCCCGTGCCGCGCCGAAACGCCGATATTGGCGGAGTTGTTTAAAAATAACGGCCTGCAAGTATTGGGCATTGCCTACAAAGATAAAATGGAACCATTGCAAGTTTTCTTGCGCGATACGGTGGGCGCGTACGATTTGGTTTTGCGCGACGATACCGGCCAATCCAGCATCGATTGGGGCTTGACGGGCGTTCCGGAAACTTTTGTGGTCGATGGCAAATCGCGCATACGCTATCACTATGCGGGTCAATTGACGCCGGTGCAGTTGCAGGAGATTTTAGCCATTGCCGACCATCTGTCGCGAGAGGAATAA
- the ccmA gene encoding heme ABC exporter ATP-binding protein CcmA: MPQLVAENLVLQRGFTRLFGDLSFSAGNGQILWLQGPNGAGKTSLLRALAGLLPYDGNIIWENADIQSDMAAYMRGISWLGYADGVRGELTVLENVEFLGGAGDVMAALHYFGLENFLEVPARFLSAGQRKRIALAALWMQQQKPLWLLDEPLAHLDESAAKQLSSLLSARQKNGLITVLASHQPLPGLKCDILSLGAQG, translated from the coding sequence ATGCCACAATTAGTTGCTGAAAATTTGGTATTGCAGCGGGGTTTTACCCGGCTATTTGGCGATTTAAGCTTTTCCGCAGGAAATGGCCAAATTTTATGGCTGCAAGGTCCGAACGGCGCGGGTAAAACCAGCCTGTTGCGCGCGCTTGCAGGATTGCTGCCGTATGACGGCAATATAATCTGGGAAAATGCCGATATTCAATCGGATATGGCTGCTTATATGCGCGGCATATCCTGGCTTGGGTATGCGGATGGCGTGCGCGGCGAGCTGACAGTTTTGGAAAACGTGGAATTTTTGGGTGGCGCTGGCGATGTTATGGCCGCGCTACATTATTTCGGTCTTGAGAATTTTCTGGAAGTTCCCGCCCGGTTTTTATCGGCGGGGCAACGCAAGCGCATCGCCCTTGCGGCATTATGGATGCAACAGCAAAAACCGTTATGGCTGTTGGATGAGCCTTTGGCGCATTTGGATGAATCCGCGGCCAAACAATTATCGTCTTTATTATCCGCGCGGCAGAAAAATGGATTGATCACTGTTCTTGCGTCGCATCAGCCGTTGCCGGGTTTGAAATGCGATATCTTATCGCTGGGGGCACAAGGATGA
- a CDS encoding heme ABC transporter permease: MVKQLHILANPLRFAKLGNAIMPIASVMAIAALAVGLYGGLVLAPPDYLQGDAMRIMYVHVPSAWMAMMVYAGMALCSAGFLIWRHPVADFIARGASPVGACFTVCALITGMLWGKPAWGAAWVWDARLTSVLILFFLYVGHMILLQSFDDMQKSSKFGAILAIIGAINLPIIKYSVDWWNTLHQTSSISSLSRLASPSITFDMLWPLLMMALGFLCLAIALILRAAQIEMGKRRLLMAYQRKVSHG; encoded by the coding sequence ATGGTTAAACAACTTCACATTCTTGCCAATCCGCTTCGATTCGCCAAACTTGGCAACGCGATTATGCCGATTGCTTCGGTAATGGCGATTGCGGCTTTGGCGGTTGGATTGTATGGCGGCTTGGTGCTGGCGCCTCCGGATTATTTGCAGGGCGATGCGATGCGCATTATGTATGTGCATGTGCCGTCGGCCTGGATGGCGATGATGGTATATGCCGGCATGGCGTTGTGCAGCGCCGGTTTTTTAATCTGGCGGCATCCGGTAGCCGATTTTATCGCGCGCGGGGCCTCGCCGGTTGGCGCGTGCTTTACCGTCTGCGCGCTAATCACCGGCATGTTGTGGGGCAAACCGGCTTGGGGCGCGGCATGGGTGTGGGATGCGCGGCTGACATCGGTATTGATTTTATTCTTTTTATATGTCGGCCACATGATTTTATTGCAATCATTCGACGATATGCAAAAATCCAGCAAATTCGGCGCGATTTTGGCCATCATCGGCGCGATCAATTTGCCGATCATCAAATATTCGGTCGATTGGTGGAATACGCTGCATCAAACATCCAGCATATCCAGCCTGTCGCGCCTCGCGTCGCCCAGCATAACATTCGATATGCTGTGGCCGTTATTGATGATGGCGCTTGGATTCCTGTGTCTTGCAATCGCCCTGATATTGCGCGCGGCGCAAATTGAAATGGGCAAGCGCCGTTTGCTGATGGCCTATCAACGCAAGGTGTCGCATGGATAA
- a CDS encoding cytochrome c-type biogenesis protein CcmH, with protein MRAALFAILLFLPVMAFAVMPDEKLSDPALELRAQEISRQLRCVVCQNETVDESNAPIAADIRKLVRARLTAGDTDQQILDHMTERYGEFVLLKPKWSAQNAALWLAPFLVLMLGLCLLIKRRGKK; from the coding sequence ATGCGCGCCGCCTTATTCGCCATTCTGTTATTCTTGCCGGTGATGGCATTCGCCGTGATGCCGGATGAAAAATTGTCCGATCCCGCGTTGGAATTGCGCGCCCAGGAAATATCGCGGCAATTGCGTTGCGTGGTATGCCAAAACGAAACTGTCGATGAATCGAACGCGCCGATTGCCGCCGATATCCGTAAATTGGTGCGTGCGCGTTTGACGGCAGGCGACACGGACCAACAAATTTTAGATCATATGACGGAACGATACGGCGAGTTTGTGCTGTTAAAACCGAAATGGAGCGCGCAAAACGCCGCCCTGTGGCTGGCCCCATTTCTGGTATTGATGTTGGGCCTATGTTTATTAATAAAACGCCGCGGTAAAAAGTAG
- a CDS encoding YggT family protein: MYSIGFLLIQILTIYLYLVIAQVIVSWLVAFNVINTRNKFVAMAMDFLDRITEPALRPIQRVLPSIGGIDVSPVVLILLIVFVQNLIREYWFGFY, from the coding sequence ATGTACTCCATCGGCTTTTTACTGATTCAAATTCTGACCATTTATCTTTACCTGGTCATTGCCCAGGTTATCGTCAGCTGGTTGGTGGCGTTCAATGTCATCAATACGCGCAATAAATTCGTCGCCATGGCGATGGATTTTCTGGACCGCATCACCGAACCCGCATTGCGCCCGATCCAGCGCGTTTTGCCGTCGATCGGCGGGATCGATGTTTCGCCGGTGGTTTTGATTTTGCTGATCGTATTCGTGCAAAATCTGATCCGCGAATATTGGTTCGGATTTTATTAA
- a CDS encoding ferredoxin family protein: protein MTYVVTEACIRCKYMDCIEVCPVDCFYVGENMLVIHPDQCIDCGVCEPECPAEAIIPDTKPEAEKWLELNREYSEVWPNITKKGEAPADADQWKGKPDKMQHFDPKPGKP from the coding sequence ATGACTTACGTCGTCACCGAAGCCTGCATTCGTTGCAAATATATGGACTGTATCGAGGTTTGCCCCGTCGATTGTTTTTACGTCGGCGAAAATATGCTGGTGATTCACCCCGATCAATGCATCGATTGCGGCGTGTGCGAACCCGAATGCCCGGCCGAAGCGATTATTCCAGATACCAAACCCGAGGCAGAAAAATGGCTGGAACTAAACCGTGAATATTCCGAAGTCTGGCCGAATATCACCAAAAAGGGCGAAGCCCCTGCGGATGCCGATCAATGGAAAGGCAAACCGGATAAAATGCAGCATTTCGATCCGAAGCCAGGCAAGCCATAA
- the ccmE gene encoding cytochrome c maturation protein CcmE: MKPKHKRLIYIVALLCVLGASAGLVLYAFRDNMQFFYSPTEIKTKILAPGQIVRLGGMVEVGSIKKVPDGIGANFRLTDFENTVAVEYRGVLPDLFKENSGAVVIGAMRDDGVFAAQSVLAKHDENYMPPEVAKSLKKPSVPPHE; encoded by the coding sequence ATGAAACCAAAGCATAAAAGGCTTATATATATTGTCGCATTATTGTGCGTGCTGGGCGCATCCGCCGGCCTGGTTTTATATGCCTTCCGCGACAATATGCAGTTTTTTTACTCCCCCACTGAAATTAAAACCAAAATTTTGGCGCCGGGCCAGATCGTGCGGCTGGGCGGAATGGTCGAGGTCGGATCGATTAAAAAAGTTCCGGATGGCATAGGCGCGAATTTCCGCCTGACCGATTTTGAAAATACGGTCGCGGTGGAATATCGCGGCGTTCTGCCGGATTTATTCAAGGAAAATTCCGGCGCGGTGGTGATTGGCGCGATGCGTGATGATGGCGTATTTGCCGCGCAAAGCGTTCTGGCCAAGCATGATGAAAATTACATGCCGCCCGAAGTCGCCAAATCCCTGAAAAAACCATCGGTTCCGCCGCATGAATAG